In the genome of Parasteatoda tepidariorum isolate YZ-2023 chromosome 10, CAS_Ptep_4.0, whole genome shotgun sequence, the window atgtttattaaaaaaatatttcaacacacTATTTGAAATATCAAAGAGAAGGAAAACTTCAGCcggcattttaaaatttagcaaaatcaAACCATTTCAACAACAAAGagtgaatttttcaaaacatgagaaattttgtaaattaagaagagaaaaaaaaaacataacatacaAATTACTTTAATAGATCAAAATTAACATCagctaacaataatttattgaaaaatacataaattaacaactattgagcaaaatatttcttaattttaattaaaaagaattttcatgatcataatttaaaaagattcaaaTAATTACAATCTAAAAgttaatgtgttaaaaattttgtatacctTTCCACATTGGCAGTTTTTCGAAGTAAATCACATACCGCATATCAATTTGCACATAAAAACAAAGCTAATCCACATGCTTTGACCACAACGttgaatttatacatttaatccggttttgaaaaatcacattaaactttttagaaaatgctTGAACCATTTTGCACCTAAAACACAAACTAAATCATGTCACCGAATTTCCAATTTGTGGTAATTTACTATGTGAATTTAAAGTCGCACTCATATCATCGCCAATAGTCGTAACAACCGTCCTCGCTTTAGTACCACCGATTGTATTCATTTTAGCTATAATACTGGTTCTCGTTGATCCATTTTGAAACATCAAGGTTTTTGATCCAGATTCTATTAATGAATTTTCAGGTGCTTTAGGAAGACGTCTACGTAACCAGGCATGCCTCAAAGCAGCTGGCGGCGTGAGTCGTAAAGCCGGATCCCACTCCAAACAGCTTTTTAAGAAGTCTATAAATAATTCATCATCACAATTTTTTAGGGCAGTCGTCCACTCACGGCTTCCTGGTGGTCCCCGCATTTTACCGCGTCTAGAACGTCCTCCGCTGAGAACTACAGAACCATCAGGTAGGGTTGTTGATGTACAGTACCTAGGATGACCTTTAGAGCTTACAAATTGCTTAGCCCGCTTAGATTGGTCTAGGACTTTTTGAGGTGGCATTCCAATTAACTCTACGATGCAGGCTAATTGGTCTGCTTCATCTTCTCCTGGAAGGAGAGGATAGCCAGTCAGCAATTCAGCCAATATGCAGCCTAAACTCCACATATCGATGGCAGTCCCGTACTTGCCACCAAGAATGACTTCAGGTGCTCTGTAAAATCGAGACTGTATGTAGGAGTACACACGTTGGTTCTCAAAACAGCTGGAACCGAAATCGATCACCTTGATTCCGCTTCGGCCGGGCATCTTCAAAAGAACATTTTCGGGTTTCAGATCACAATGGATGATTCTATTACGGTATAAGGCATCCAAGCATTGAAGAAGGGAGTGAGCGAATTTTCTAACTAGTTGGATGTTAAAACCTTGAAACTTATTCTTCTTAATTAATTCGTACAAGTTAATACTGAGTAATTCAAACGTGATACACATGTGATTACGGAATGTGAAATGTTCCAGCATGTGAACAATGTTCAGATTGTGATCTTTATCTTGTTTGCGGAGATGATCTAAAATCCGTATTTCTTCTTGCGCTTGTCGATGAAAACGTTTTTCGTTGCGTACGATTTTTAATGCAACACTCTCATGGGTTTTGTGATCGTAAGCTTTAACTACCTGACCAAAGCTGCCCTTGcctataattttaatcatttcatatcGGTACCCAATGTGATCATGCATAGTATGTAAATAGGAACCTTGATC includes:
- the LOC107457519 gene encoding dual specificity tyrosine-phosphorylation-regulated kinase 2-like; the protein is MLVMPLSRTKSLITNGSSISPTNDSFLPQISSKNSGTLISEKNDSISRYKQASRVFQNGGTENSALPEVRPNSNGSNNQTSNKNSGKPPLKSVGASPQQVMKLYMHKLTPYEHHEIFSYPQVYFIGANAKKRLGVIGAPNNSGYDDDQGSYLHTMHDHIGYRYEMIKIIGKGSFGQVVKAYDHKTHESVALKIVRNEKRFHRQAQEEIRILDHLRKQDKDHNLNIVHMLEHFTFRNHMCITFELLSINLYELIKKNKFQGFNIQLVRKFAHSLLQCLDALYRNRIIHCDLKPENVLLKMPGRSGIKVIDFGSSCFENQRVYSYIQSRFYRAPEVILGGKYGTAIDMWSLGCILAELLTGYPLLPGEDEADQLACIVELIGMPPQKVLDQSKRAKQFVSSKGHPRYCTSTTLPDGSVVLSGGRSRRGKMRGPPGSREWTTALKNCDDELFIDFLKSCLEWDPALRLTPPAALRHAWLRRRLPKAPENSLIESGSKTLMFQNGSTRTSIIAKMNTIGGTKARTVVTTIGDDMSATLNSHSKLPQIGNSVT